In Duganella zoogloeoides, a single genomic region encodes these proteins:
- a CDS encoding VOC family protein, with translation MNITGLEGLVFGVDDVAACTQYLADYGLEPIGAGRFEALDGTAITIAAADATHLPPALGTGSMLRKTIYGVADQATLAAIAAELRTDREVKQLADGSIEALDDMGFLLGFQLTARRALDLRAEAVNAPGASVRRPLNIPAVNEQAEARPRTLSHVVYFVPDAAKAEAFYTGRLGFRCTDRLLGAGPFLKPAGTDDHHTLFLIQTPPFMKGCEHFTFHMGGPTEVMLAGTRFVNKGYQSFWGPGRHKMGSNWFWYFNSPLGCHVEYDADMDLHDDEWVARQAPMSADASQLFLFQSRDKWAPGGPPPGKGGPPVVKGV, from the coding sequence ATGAACATTACCGGACTCGAAGGCCTGGTTTTCGGCGTCGATGATGTCGCCGCCTGCACCCAGTATCTGGCCGATTACGGCCTCGAACCAATCGGCGCCGGCCGCTTCGAAGCGCTCGACGGCACGGCCATTACCATCGCCGCAGCGGATGCGACGCACCTGCCGCCGGCACTGGGCACCGGCAGCATGCTGCGCAAAACCATTTACGGCGTGGCCGACCAAGCTACCTTGGCGGCCATTGCCGCCGAACTGCGCACCGACCGCGAAGTGAAACAGCTGGCCGACGGCAGCATCGAGGCGCTCGACGACATGGGCTTCTTGCTGGGCTTCCAGCTGACCGCGCGCCGTGCGCTCGACTTGCGTGCCGAAGCGGTCAACGCGCCGGGCGCCAGCGTGCGCCGGCCGCTCAATATCCCGGCCGTAAACGAACAGGCCGAAGCCCGACCGCGCACGCTGTCGCACGTGGTCTATTTCGTGCCCGACGCAGCCAAGGCGGAGGCGTTCTACACCGGTCGCCTCGGCTTTCGCTGCACTGACCGGCTGCTGGGCGCCGGGCCGTTTTTGAAACCGGCCGGCACCGACGACCACCACACGCTGTTCCTGATCCAGACCCCGCCGTTCATGAAGGGCTGCGAGCACTTCACCTTCCACATGGGCGGCCCCACCGAGGTGATGCTGGCAGGGACGCGCTTCGTCAACAAGGGCTATCAGTCGTTCTGGGGGCCGGGCCGCCACAAGATGGGATCGAACTGGTTCTGGTACTTCAACAGCCCGCTGGGCTGCCACGTGGAATACGACGCCGACATGGACCTGCACGACGACGAGTGGGTGGCGCGCCAGGCGCCGATGAGCGCGGACGCCTCGCAGCTGTTCCTGTTCCAGTCGCGCGACAAGTGGGCGCCGGGCGGACCGCCGCCGGGCAAGGGCGGGCCACCAGTCGTGAAGGGGGTGTGA
- a CDS encoding cyclase family protein, which translates to MGRQFIDLSIFLENEVLSDPPPLAPKITYQKHADTLHEFIAMIPGTTAEDYPDGEAAAVEWVTMTTHCGTHLDAPYHFHSTMDARTGEKKASITIDEVPLEWCFQPGVKLDFRHFPDGYVATAADVAAELARIGHDLQPLDIVMVNTRAGSRYGNNDYIAAGCGMGYEATMYLLERGVRLTGTDAWSWDAPFSYTAQKIAETGNKALIWEGHKAGRDIGYCHLEKLHNLEALPAHGFYVSCFPHKVRRGSAGWTRAVAIVDDALLALPRSAA; encoded by the coding sequence ATGGGCCGCCAATTCATCGACCTGTCGATCTTCCTGGAAAACGAGGTGCTGTCCGACCCGCCGCCGCTGGCGCCGAAGATCACGTACCAGAAACACGCCGACACGCTGCACGAATTCATCGCCATGATCCCCGGCACCACTGCCGAGGATTACCCGGACGGCGAAGCGGCAGCGGTGGAGTGGGTCACCATGACCACGCACTGCGGCACCCACCTCGACGCGCCGTATCACTTCCACTCGACCATGGATGCCAGGACGGGCGAAAAAAAGGCGTCGATCACGATTGACGAGGTGCCGCTGGAATGGTGTTTTCAGCCCGGCGTGAAACTCGATTTTCGCCACTTCCCGGACGGCTACGTGGCCACGGCCGCCGACGTGGCAGCGGAGCTGGCACGCATCGGCCACGATCTGCAGCCACTCGATATCGTGATGGTCAACACCCGCGCCGGCAGCCGCTACGGCAACAACGACTACATCGCGGCCGGCTGCGGCATGGGCTACGAGGCCACCATGTACCTGCTCGAGCGCGGCGTGCGCCTGACCGGCACCGACGCCTGGAGCTGGGACGCGCCGTTTTCGTACACGGCGCAAAAAATCGCGGAGACGGGCAACAAGGCGCTGATCTGGGAAGGCCACAAGGCCGGCCGCGACATCGGCTACTGTCACCTGGAAAAGCTGCACAACCTGGAAGCCTTGCCGGCCCACGGCTTTTACGTGAGCTGCTTCCCGCACAAGGTGCGGCGCGGTTCGGCCGGCTGGACCCGGGCGGTGGCCATCGTCGACGATGCGCTGCTGGCATTGCCCAGGAGCGCGGCATGA
- a CDS encoding sensor domain-containing phosphodiesterase, with translation MTFSPPLLRSENERLAALRELCLLDTPTDPAFDQMTLLATHVFDTSMALISLVDDGRQWFKSRIGMAVRETPRSQAFCAYALHSVEPLIVLDTLLDARFVDNPLVTGAPGLRFYAGAPLITKEGLCLGTFCVLDAAPRTAFDARQVTQLRHFARLAMMRIETLRSIGYADALTQLPNRTRFLEDVGLWINDAPDDGRHLFAVAVDVCGPVYLQQMQSAFGADHADGFLQAAARRLAHALGPAPAYRIDTTVMACVLAAEHEAALEEQLRALQAQLAEPCEYQGIPHAPAVTLGAVALAMSDATPMADTARVLGAALAHARAAHRPWAIYHPQLDAAQQRAFRILAAIPGALAAEGQLQLHYQPRIDLADGVCTGVEALLRWNHPELGAISPAEFIPLAEKTALIGDITAWVVRAALAQAEIWHGAGLRLTVSLNVSALDLATAACADLLDRLLGQIRVDPALIEIEFTESAVADDPVSVGVQLRRLRALGLQIAIDDFGTGHSNFSYLKQIPATTLKLDQSFVRTLPSDMHDVTILCAMIRLGHEFGHRVVAEGIETAQAYELLASWGCDEGQGYWIARPMPAAQLTDWLAPAAQRLRASS, from the coding sequence ATGACATTTTCTCCTCCCTTATTGCGCAGCGAAAACGAGCGCCTTGCCGCCCTGCGTGAGCTGTGCCTGCTCGACACGCCGACCGACCCGGCGTTCGACCAGATGACCTTGCTTGCCACCCATGTTTTCGACACCTCGATGGCGCTCATTTCGCTGGTGGACGATGGCCGCCAATGGTTCAAGTCGCGCATCGGCATGGCGGTGCGCGAAACGCCGCGCTCGCAGGCATTTTGCGCCTACGCGCTTCATAGCGTCGAACCGCTGATCGTGCTCGACACGCTGCTCGATGCGCGCTTTGTCGACAATCCGCTGGTGACCGGGGCGCCCGGACTGCGGTTTTATGCCGGCGCGCCCTTGATCACAAAAGAGGGCCTGTGCCTGGGAACCTTCTGCGTGCTCGATGCCGCGCCGCGCACCGCCTTCGATGCGCGGCAGGTGACCCAGTTGCGCCATTTCGCCCGACTGGCCATGATGCGCATCGAAACCCTGCGCAGCATCGGCTATGCCGATGCGCTTACCCAGTTGCCCAATCGCACCCGCTTCCTCGAAGACGTGGGGTTGTGGATCAACGATGCGCCCGATGATGGCCGCCACCTGTTCGCGGTGGCCGTGGACGTCTGCGGTCCGGTTTACCTGCAGCAGATGCAGTCGGCGTTCGGCGCCGATCACGCCGACGGCTTCCTGCAAGCTGCGGCGCGGCGCCTGGCGCACGCACTCGGCCCGGCGCCCGCGTACCGGATCGACACCACGGTGATGGCCTGCGTGCTGGCCGCCGAGCACGAGGCGGCGCTCGAGGAGCAGTTGCGCGCGCTGCAGGCGCAGCTTGCCGAGCCGTGCGAGTACCAGGGCATACCGCATGCACCGGCCGTCACGCTGGGTGCCGTAGCGCTGGCCATGTCCGACGCCACGCCGATGGCCGATACCGCGCGCGTGTTGGGTGCCGCGCTGGCCCACGCGCGCGCTGCTCACCGTCCCTGGGCGATCTATCACCCGCAACTGGACGCCGCGCAGCAACGCGCGTTCCGCATCCTCGCGGCCATCCCCGGCGCGCTGGCCGCAGAGGGCCAGTTGCAGCTGCATTACCAGCCGCGCATCGACCTGGCCGATGGCGTGTGCACCGGCGTCGAAGCACTGCTGCGCTGGAACCATCCCGAGCTTGGGGCCATCAGTCCCGCCGAGTTCATTCCGCTGGCCGAAAAGACTGCCCTCATCGGCGACATCACGGCATGGGTGGTGCGTGCGGCGCTGGCGCAGGCGGAAATCTGGCACGGCGCCGGCTTGCGCCTGACCGTGTCGCTCAACGTCTCGGCGCTGGACCTGGCCACCGCCGCATGTGCCGACCTGCTCGACCGCCTGCTGGGGCAGATCCGCGTCGATCCGGCGCTGATCGAGATCGAATTCACCGAAAGCGCCGTGGCCGACGATCCGGTATCTGTCGGCGTGCAGCTGCGCCGCCTGCGCGCGCTGGGGCTGCAGATCGCCATCGACGATTTCGGCACCGGCCACAGCAACTTCAGCTACCTCAAACAGATACCTGCCACCACTCTCAAGCTCGATCAATCGTTCGTCCGCACGCTGCCCTCCGACATGCACGACGTGACCATCCTGTGCGCCATGATACGGCTCGGCCACGAGTTCGGCCATCGCGTGGTGGCCGAAGGGATCGAGACGGCGCAAGCGTACGAGCTCCTGGCCAGCTGGGGATGCGACGAGGGGCAGGGGTACTGGATTGCCCGCCCCATGCCCGCCGCACAGCTGACCGACTGGCTGGCGCCCGCCGCTCAGCGCTTGCGCGCCAGCTCGTAG
- a CDS encoding type II toxin-antitoxin system RelE/ParE family toxin produces MKNTEWKVTFHDDFVAEFKRYSPDVQDELLASAIIVRTLGPAADRPHVGTLHNPRHPNMKELRFKANNGAEIWRAIFASTRSSKRSYWLPQTSRASIRKSFTKAC; encoded by the coding sequence TTGAAAAATACTGAATGGAAGGTGACGTTCCACGACGATTTCGTTGCAGAATTCAAGCGATACTCTCCCGACGTTCAGGATGAATTATTGGCTTCGGCAATTATCGTCAGAACGCTGGGTCCTGCAGCCGATCGGCCGCACGTGGGAACACTGCACAACCCCAGGCACCCGAACATGAAAGAGCTGCGGTTCAAGGCCAACAACGGCGCGGAAATCTGGCGCGCGATCTTTGCTTCGACCCGGTCCAGCAAGCGGTCATATTGGTTGCCGCAGACAAGCAGGGCATCAATCAGGAAAAGTTTTACAAAGGCTTGCTGA
- a CDS encoding MFS transporter, translating to MHSTQTIVPATTLTTPVLLLMAVATGLCAGSNYFNQPLLHSIAVALDVSDATAALTVTVSQLAYALGLLLFVPLGDMLERRSLASGLMLLAAAGLFISGYAGSFAMLVAGTVMTGLFSVAAQTLVPMAATLSEPQRSGRAVGLVMSGLLSGILLARSAAGLLSDLGGWHTVYRAAGCLMVLLALALWHALPASRNPVALRYGQVLRSLVALAAHHPRLRSRTLLGALTFASVSVLLSSTTLLLSGPGFALGDSQIGLVGLLGVAGAMMASVAGRLNDRGWGLATSAGCLLLLLVSWGALRLGLASLPWILLGTLLIDIALAGIHISNQGVIYQLDPGARSRINAVYMTGYFAGAATGSALGSLAWRLGGWNGVCVAGAVLALTSAAALRYDYELARKR from the coding sequence ATGCATTCCACCCAGACCATTGTCCCCGCCACCACCCTCACCACGCCGGTACTGCTGCTGATGGCGGTCGCCACCGGCCTGTGCGCCGGCAGTAATTACTTCAACCAGCCGCTGCTGCATTCGATTGCCGTGGCGCTGGACGTGAGCGACGCCACCGCCGCGCTCACGGTCACCGTGTCGCAGCTGGCGTACGCGCTGGGCCTGCTGCTGTTCGTACCGCTCGGCGACATGCTGGAACGGCGCAGCCTGGCCAGCGGCCTGATGCTGCTGGCTGCCGCCGGCCTGTTCATCAGCGGCTATGCCGGCAGTTTCGCCATGCTGGTGGCGGGCACCGTGATGACGGGGCTGTTCTCGGTGGCCGCGCAAACCCTGGTGCCGATGGCGGCCACGCTGTCCGAACCGCAGCGCAGCGGCCGCGCCGTGGGTCTCGTGATGAGCGGCCTGCTCAGCGGCATCCTGCTGGCGCGCAGCGCGGCGGGGCTGCTGTCGGACCTGGGCGGCTGGCACACCGTGTACCGGGCGGCGGGCTGCCTGATGGTGCTGCTGGCGCTGGCGCTGTGGCACGCGCTGCCCGCTTCGCGCAATCCGGTCGCGCTGCGCTACGGACAGGTACTCCGCTCGCTCGTGGCGCTCGCGGCGCACCATCCGCGCCTGCGCAGCCGGACCTTGCTCGGGGCGCTGACCTTTGCCTCGGTGAGCGTGCTGCTGTCGTCCACCACGCTGCTGCTCTCGGGTCCAGGCTTCGCACTTGGCGACAGCCAGATCGGCCTGGTCGGCCTGCTGGGCGTGGCCGGCGCCATGATGGCCAGCGTGGCCGGGCGCCTGAACGACAGGGGCTGGGGCCTTGCCACCTCGGCCGGCTGCCTGCTGCTGTTGCTGGTGAGCTGGGGCGCGCTGCGCCTTGGCCTGGCCAGCCTGCCGTGGATCTTGCTGGGCACCCTGCTGATCGACATCGCCCTGGCGGGCATCCACATCAGCAACCAGGGCGTGATTTACCAGCTCGACCCCGGCGCCCGGTCGCGCATCAACGCGGTGTACATGACCGGCTATTTCGCCGGCGCGGCAACCGGTTCGGCGCTGGGATCGCTGGCCTGGCGCCTGGGCGGCTGGAACGGCGTGTGCGTGGCCGGCGCAGTCCTGGCACTGACCAGCGCCGCCGCGCTGCGGTACGACTACGAGCTGGCGCGCAAGCGCTGA
- a CDS encoding alpha/beta hydrolase family protein: MFKYFPTNYVWNLSVDLAIEMGARIGEIEEMCAPLQDAARQPDAEGTRAFRESWARMADKLCDLAGEDEQRGRLISAGDKCSRAAIYYLTAERLQAHGAPGRAALYQRFLDVFAKGIALAGENCQRVEIPYDGGVLSALYVRAEHVTGPTPLLVQVNGLDSTKEMKYRVGLPRWLAQRGVSSLVVDQPGTGEALRLHGMTAVYDSERWAGKVVDWLETRADVDPRRIGMEGVSLGGYYCPRAVAFEPRFACGVVWGANHDWRDVQKKRLAKEGSFPVPHYWEHVRWVWGAKDMDDFMRIAENVHLDGVLDRIRVPFLVTHGEKDSQIPLAWAERTYEQLVNSPRRELKVFTAREGGVQHSSFDNSANAGAYIADWVAETLRGRTVL, from the coding sequence ATGTTCAAATACTTCCCCACCAATTACGTCTGGAACCTGTCGGTCGACCTGGCCATCGAAATGGGCGCGCGCATCGGCGAGATCGAGGAAATGTGCGCGCCGCTGCAAGACGCCGCGCGTCAGCCCGATGCAGAGGGTACGCGCGCCTTCCGCGAAAGCTGGGCGCGCATGGCCGACAAGCTGTGCGACCTGGCCGGGGAGGACGAGCAGCGCGGCCGCCTGATCTCGGCCGGCGACAAGTGCTCGCGCGCCGCCATCTACTACCTCACGGCGGAACGCCTGCAGGCGCACGGCGCGCCCGGCCGCGCGGCGTTGTACCAGCGCTTCCTCGACGTGTTCGCCAAGGGCATCGCGCTGGCCGGCGAAAACTGTCAGCGCGTCGAGATTCCCTACGACGGCGGCGTGCTGTCGGCGCTGTACGTGCGCGCCGAACATGTGACGGGACCGACGCCGCTGCTGGTGCAGGTCAACGGCCTCGATTCGACCAAGGAGATGAAATACCGCGTCGGCCTGCCACGCTGGCTGGCGCAGCGCGGCGTGTCGTCCCTGGTGGTCGATCAGCCGGGTACCGGCGAGGCGCTGCGCCTGCACGGCATGACGGCGGTGTACGACAGCGAACGCTGGGCCGGCAAGGTGGTCGATTGGCTGGAAACCCGCGCCGACGTCGATCCGCGGCGCATCGGCATGGAGGGCGTATCGCTGGGCGGCTATTACTGCCCGCGCGCGGTCGCCTTCGAGCCGCGCTTCGCCTGCGGCGTGGTGTGGGGCGCCAACCACGATTGGCGCGACGTACAGAAGAAACGCCTGGCGAAAGAGGGCAGCTTCCCGGTGCCGCATTACTGGGAGCACGTGCGCTGGGTGTGGGGGGCAAAAGACATGGACGACTTCATGCGCATCGCCGAGAACGTCCACCTCGATGGCGTGCTCGATCGCATCCGCGTGCCGTTCCTGGTCACCCACGGCGAGAAAGACTCGCAGATCCCGCTGGCCTGGGCCGAGCGCACGTACGAACAGCTGGTCAACAGCCCCCGGCGCGAGCTCAAGGTATTCACCGCGCGCGAGGGCGGCGTGCAGCACTCGAGCTTTGACAACTCGGCCAACGCCGGCGCCTACATCGCCGACTGGGTGGCCGAAACCCTGCGCGGCCGCACCGTACTTTAA
- a CDS encoding fumarylacetoacetate hydrolase family protein, whose protein sequence is MKFASLRCEDPDGRLLLVSRDATRALDASLVAPNMLTALQRWDQVAPALQALSDRLNDGTYPATFSFDPHACGAPLPRSYQWCDASAFLHHGRLMEQAFNTPPIPDFDTIPVMYQGASDDFLGARDPVPLPDERLGIDFEGEFGVVVDAVPMGVTAEAAHQRIRLLVQLNDWSLRALGPREMKSGFGFLQAKPSTSFAPLAITPDELGENWRDGRVQLNLEVHLNDTPFGRPHGGEMNFSFGQLVAHAARTRKLSPGTVIGSGTVSNRSREAGSACISERRVLEMIDRGEAHTPFMHFGDRVRMAATDTRGGRPFGVIDQRVVRAG, encoded by the coding sequence ATGAAGTTCGCCTCGCTGCGCTGCGAAGACCCGGACGGGCGCCTGTTGCTGGTCTCGCGCGACGCCACCCGCGCGCTCGACGCCAGCCTGGTGGCGCCCAATATGCTCACGGCCCTGCAACGCTGGGACCAGGTCGCGCCGGCCTTGCAGGCACTGTCCGACCGCCTCAACGACGGTACTTATCCGGCCACGTTCTCGTTCGATCCCCATGCTTGCGGCGCACCGCTGCCGCGCAGCTACCAGTGGTGCGACGCCTCGGCCTTTCTGCACCACGGCCGGCTGATGGAGCAGGCGTTCAATACGCCGCCGATCCCGGACTTCGACACCATCCCCGTGATGTACCAGGGCGCTTCCGACGACTTTCTCGGCGCGCGCGATCCCGTGCCGCTGCCCGACGAACGCCTGGGCATCGATTTCGAGGGCGAGTTCGGCGTGGTGGTGGACGCGGTGCCGATGGGCGTGACGGCGGAAGCGGCGCACCAGCGCATCCGGCTGCTGGTGCAGCTCAACGACTGGAGCCTGCGCGCGCTGGGTCCGCGCGAAATGAAAAGCGGCTTCGGCTTCCTGCAAGCCAAGCCATCGACCAGCTTTGCGCCGCTGGCCATCACGCCCGACGAACTGGGCGAGAACTGGCGCGACGGCCGGGTGCAACTGAACCTGGAAGTGCACCTGAACGATACGCCGTTCGGCCGCCCCCACGGCGGCGAGATGAATTTCAGCTTCGGCCAGCTGGTGGCCCACGCCGCCCGCACGCGCAAGCTGTCGCCCGGCACCGTGATCGGTTCGGGCACGGTATCGAACCGGTCGCGCGAGGCGGGCAGCGCCTGCATTTCCGAGCGCCGCGTGCTCGAGATGATTGACCGCGGCGAAGCGCACACGCCGTTCATGCACTTCGGCGACCGCGTGCGCATGGCCGCCACCGACACTCGGGGCGGGCGGCCGTTCGGCGTGATCGACCAGCGCGTAGTGCGGGCCGGGTAG
- a CDS encoding XRE family transcriptional regulator has translation MTTDLNDILDDLSPQRQANIAALAEKKIQETLASASTLSEFRKAMGKTQAEVARELGINQNAVSQLEQRSDTYVSTLRRFLKSLDLTLEMSVVNKNGVRIDLPNFLKTDTESPH, from the coding sequence ATGACTACCGATCTCAACGACATTCTCGACGACCTGTCGCCGCAGCGGCAGGCCAACATTGCTGCGCTGGCCGAGAAAAAAATCCAGGAAACCCTGGCCAGCGCCAGCACGCTGTCCGAATTTCGCAAAGCGATGGGCAAAACCCAGGCCGAAGTGGCCAGGGAGCTTGGCATCAACCAGAATGCCGTCTCCCAGCTGGAGCAACGCTCGGATACCTATGTTTCAACCTTGCGCCGATTCCTGAAGTCGCTCGACCTGACGCTGGAAATGTCGGTCGTCAACAAAAACGGCGTGCGCATCGACCTGCCCAATTTTCTCAAAACCGATACCGAATCCCCGCACTGA
- a CDS encoding tetratricopeptide repeat protein, which produces MLPAMRVMGSPFKLLGLLLALQSAVLCSPAGAQQAAQAAGETATRPEVIVTGKRKLQDPTEFIAADSRVLGRKFASSCAFMSGYDAKDDDLVIDYIMSFHGISNDINTIRDVAPMGDASGKNTMGDDFVEKPSGSDFGTGATQAPDAMTPSVQCSNTDRRFAAGRNSIARKDKTLNLALDAYDKGDYVEAMAQFKQNYSKLGNDFSALMLGRMYLEGKGTAVDNKQALYWLDKSVNQRFGPNDRMRFDPKHPQLMNTRAEAAMTLAKVYMVGSGMKRDPRKALEFYEVAADSGYTPATAMLGSAYLSGFAGQKDVNKGIKYLKEAGEAGYAPALFQLGKAYYEGNEVPKDLKMAGAYFTAGAKEGHPGAQLAAARMYDFGESVAPDPKRALVYYREAAIKGVPAAQNALGTYFYKGEVVGQNLETARKLFNAAAMQAQPDAMYNLAIMTRNGEGGAKDLSMAYVWFSLAKQARYPEADAALADVKPQLSQAELARADALLKPGSGTKTR; this is translated from the coding sequence ATGTTGCCAGCCATGCGGGTGATGGGCAGTCCTTTCAAGTTACTGGGTCTGCTGTTAGCCCTGCAATCCGCAGTTCTGTGTTCACCCGCAGGTGCGCAGCAGGCGGCGCAGGCTGCCGGAGAGACTGCCACCCGGCCGGAAGTGATCGTGACCGGCAAGCGCAAGTTGCAGGATCCGACCGAGTTCATCGCTGCCGACAGTCGCGTGCTGGGCCGCAAGTTCGCGTCGTCGTGCGCTTTCATGTCCGGCTACGACGCCAAGGATGACGATCTCGTCATCGACTACATCATGAGCTTCCATGGCATCTCCAACGACATCAATACCATCCGCGACGTGGCGCCGATGGGCGATGCTTCCGGCAAAAACACCATGGGCGACGACTTCGTCGAGAAGCCGTCCGGCTCCGACTTCGGCACCGGCGCGACGCAGGCCCCGGACGCCATGACGCCGTCGGTGCAGTGCTCGAATACCGACCGCCGCTTCGCCGCCGGCCGCAACAGCATCGCGCGCAAGGACAAGACGCTGAACCTGGCCCTGGACGCCTACGACAAGGGCGACTACGTGGAAGCAATGGCGCAGTTCAAGCAGAACTACAGCAAGCTGGGCAACGATTTCTCGGCGTTGATGCTGGGCCGCATGTACCTCGAAGGCAAGGGCACCGCCGTCGATAACAAGCAGGCCCTCTACTGGCTCGACAAGTCCGTCAACCAGCGCTTCGGACCGAACGACCGCATGCGCTTCGACCCGAAACATCCGCAACTGATGAACACGCGCGCCGAAGCGGCGATGACGCTGGCCAAGGTGTACATGGTAGGCTCCGGCATGAAGCGCGATCCACGCAAGGCCCTCGAATTCTATGAAGTGGCGGCCGACTCCGGCTACACACCGGCCACTGCCATGCTGGGCAGCGCCTACCTGTCCGGCTTTGCTGGCCAGAAAGATGTCAACAAGGGCATCAAGTACCTGAAGGAAGCCGGCGAAGCGGGCTATGCACCGGCCCTGTTCCAGCTCGGCAAAGCCTATTACGAAGGGAACGAGGTACCCAAGGACCTGAAAATGGCGGGCGCCTACTTCACCGCCGGCGCCAAGGAAGGCCACCCGGGCGCGCAACTGGCGGCCGCCCGCATGTACGACTTCGGCGAAAGCGTGGCGCCCGATCCCAAGCGCGCCCTGGTCTATTACAGGGAAGCCGCCATCAAGGGCGTGCCGGCGGCGCAAAACGCACTGGGCACCTATTTCTACAAGGGCGAAGTGGTGGGGCAGAACCTGGAAACCGCGCGCAAGCTGTTCAACGCCGCCGCCATGCAGGCGCAGCCCGACGCCATGTACAACCTGGCCATCATGACCCGTAATGGCGAAGGCGGCGCCAAGGACCTGTCGATGGCCTACGTCTGGTTCAGCCTGGCCAAGCAGGCGCGCTACCCGGAAGCCGACGCGGCGCTGGCCGACGTGAAGCCACAGCTGTCGCAGGCGGAACTGGCCAGGGCAGACGCATTGCTCAAGCCCGGTTCCGGTACGAAAACCAGGTAG